From the Oceanobacillus kimchii X50 genome, the window CTTCTGCTTGGGAATCAATGGAAGTAGCTTTCAACTCCGAGATTACAGCAGAGCGTTGGATATGTTCCAATTTAGCTGCTGATAAACTCGCTTTTTGTGCAGTACTCCTTGCTTCTTTAGCAACTTTTTTAACGTCTGCCTTCTCATTGAATTTAACAAGGAATGTCACCTTTTCATCATCTTTAAAGTTTTTCATCAATCGGTCACTGACTTTAGCTTCGGTCACTTGATTGGAATCATTTAAAGAAAGACTTGTTTTCCCACTTTCTGCATAAGATAGTCCAGGTGTAATTAGAGATAACGTCATTGCTACTGTAGCAACAAGACTAAATGCTTTTGTCTGACGTTTTTTCTTTTTTCTCAAATCTTTTCCTCCCCTCATTTTTAGAACAAGTTGCATAAAATCGACGGATAATTCTATAAAAAAACAACACTTCCTCCTTTTTCTAAATTGTCGATGATATGCGTATTTGTGTAAGTTGTTCTTGCTGTTAATGCAAGTATAGTAAATGAAAGGAATGATTTTTGTCGATTTGAGTCGAATTAAATCAGAATATTCTAAATTGATAGAAATGTAGGATTTTTTCACTGGAAATTACATAGACTTTATAACTACAATTAGGTAGACAAACCTTATTTCACTTATTATCAGAAAATTTTAGATTACAAAAATGAATCAGAGGTACTAAGTAATGTTACACTTAATTGTAACACTTTTCTAAAAAGTAGAAATTTAATCATAAAGTTACAGAAATCACGATGAAATTCATGACATTTTTAATAGATTATAAATTGACATATAAATTTATAGTTCATTATATTCATAGATAAGAATCAAGGAATATCTTCATATATAGCTATCACATCTCTTTATTTTACAAAACATTACAATTCATTTCTGAAATATATCACTTTTGTTAAAAATTAAAAATACTCCCTCACGTATCACTACGAAAAAGAGTATATTGGTTAGTTTAAGTTTTAATCATTTAATGGATTTAAACTCTCTTTCCCTGAAAGATTAGATAACATGGATACCATTAACTGCACTTCTTCTTCCATATCCTGTTTGCTTGCTGTTTCGACAGGTGAATGCATATAACGTAACGGTAAAGAAACCAATGATACAGGAACACCTTTACCAGTAAGTCGCATTCGATCAGCATCCGTTCCTGTCATACGTGGTGTTAGTTCGTATTGAACTTTTATATTTGCTTCCTTAGCTGCATTTTCCAGCCAAAGATTTATTTTTCGATTAATCGGTGCACCTTTTGCTAAAACAGGTCCCCCTTCTAAATAAACTTCACCATATTTTTCTTTATTCACTTTTGGGTAATCTGTTGCAAAAGTAACATCAACAGCAAGTGCCATCGTTGGCTGAATAGCAGCTGCAGCAAAATAGGCTCCTCCCATATTTGTTTCTTCATTAACTGTACTAACTGCATAAACACCGATAGGAAGATTTTTTTCTGATAAGATACGGATCACTTCTGCTACCATAAATGCTCCTGTACGATTGTCTAATCCTCGCCCCGCAATATATCGATCTTGTAATAGCTCTGGCTCCGTTTTATAGACAGCTAAATCACCTATCTGTACATATTTAGTTGCCTCTTGTTTTGAAGTAAAACCACAATCAATAAATAAATCTTCTAGATCAAAATCACCTTTTAACCCCCCATGATGTTGTGCATTGACACCAATTACCCCTGTTATTATTTTTTGATACCCTAGTACTTCTACTTTCATACCAACCGCTGCTTTTGGATTGATCCCCCCCATTTTATCAATGTAGAGAAATCCATTATCATCAATTCGATTTATAACTAATGCAATCTCATCACAATGCCCCGCTAATAAGACCTTGAATTCCGCTTCCGGATTTAATACAGCAATTGCATTTCCGGCATTATCCGTACGTATTTCGTCAGCATAAGGCTTAACATATTCCATCCATTTCATTTGAATATCCATTTCCATACTAGATGGAGATGGAGTTCTTAGTAAATTCATCAAAAAATCGTACTGTAATTTTTCCATTTATTTGTCCTCCTTAAGTAATGAAAGCACTAATTCCTAGGCACTTTAGTTTACCATCCGTAAATTAATGGGTACACTAACTATATCAAATTATGTAAAAGAGGTGTACATACATGCAATTAAATGACTGGTATAATAAAGGTATGTCAGTAGATGACTATATCGAATCAATGACGATTCATAAGGAAAGTCTCTTACATATCTATGACCATTTTCAGTTACCGGAGAAATTGTCACTTGATAATCAATCCCTTCGTGTCATCGTTTTAACAGAAGATTGGTGTGGCGATGCTATGCTTAATATTCCTGTACTTTTACGTATAGCAGAGAAAAGTGATATGCCCGTACGAATTTTATTACGAGATGATAATCTCGAATTGATGGACCAGTTTTTAACAAACGGAAAATCACGTTCTATACCTATCTTTATTTTTATTGATGAAGACGGGAAAGAAGTAGCTAAATGGGGACCTCGTGCAGAAAAGATACAAGAATTTGTAGATAATGCACGAGAACAACTTCCTCCAAGAGAAGCTACTGACTTCGAAGAAAAACAGAAAGAAATGTATCTTTTCCTAACGAAATCTTATAGAGATAATCAAGATATGTGGAATGCTGTCTACAGCAGTATTAAAAATACCTTAGTTTAGAAACTCCCCCACCCCTCACTGTTATTTTAGAATAAGTATCTAACTAAAACGCACATACTAGAACAAAAGCGCAAGCGCACGTTTAGAAACGTAGCGAGTAAAAAACAGTGAGGTGGATCCTTTATGAATATCCGCTACATAAAACGTATTTATTTTCGTATACCAATTATATTGAAATTATTAATGATTGTATTAATTACAATGAGTTTCTTTGGGATAATTATACATTTTATTGAACCTTTACAATTCCCCACAGCGTTTGACGGAATTTGGTGGGCTTTTGTTACTGCGGCTACGGTAGGTTACGGTGACTATGTTCCGC encodes:
- a CDS encoding thioredoxin family protein gives rise to the protein MQLNDWYNKGMSVDDYIESMTIHKESLLHIYDHFQLPEKLSLDNQSLRVIVLTEDWCGDAMLNIPVLLRIAEKSDMPVRILLRDDNLELMDQFLTNGKSRSIPIFIFIDEDGKEVAKWGPRAEKIQEFVDNAREQLPPREATDFEEKQKEMYLFLTKSYRDNQDMWNAVYSSIKNTLV
- a CDS encoding M20/M25/M40 family metallo-hydrolase translates to MEKLQYDFLMNLLRTPSPSSMEMDIQMKWMEYVKPYADEIRTDNAGNAIAVLNPEAEFKVLLAGHCDEIALVINRIDDNGFLYIDKMGGINPKAAVGMKVEVLGYQKIITGVIGVNAQHHGGLKGDFDLEDLFIDCGFTSKQEATKYVQIGDLAVYKTEPELLQDRYIAGRGLDNRTGAFMVAEVIRILSEKNLPIGVYAVSTVNEETNMGGAYFAAAAIQPTMALAVDVTFATDYPKVNKEKYGEVYLEGGPVLAKGAPINRKINLWLENAAKEANIKVQYELTPRMTGTDADRMRLTGKGVPVSLVSLPLRYMHSPVETASKQDMEEEVQLMVSMLSNLSGKESLNPLND